One region of Prosthecobacter debontii genomic DNA includes:
- a CDS encoding N-acetylmuramoyl-L-alanine amidase, protein MDAGHGGRDSGARARGLVEKQLALDVAKRVRSELWPSFKVVMMRDSDYFVELDNRVNIANRYGNSILVSIHFNYGARRRAGPETYYWRSDSYALARRVQQNLSAVAPYESGNAGLVRRRLRLTRNPALPCILVECGYLTNANEAKLVATSSYRERLAEAIAKAIRDQSQYGDAGMGPIPRPIYAPPSKATDARD, encoded by the coding sequence GTGGACGCTGGTCACGGAGGGCGTGACTCGGGCGCTCGCGCTCGCGGCTTGGTGGAGAAACAGCTCGCTCTAGATGTAGCCAAGCGTGTTCGCTCTGAATTGTGGCCAAGCTTTAAAGTGGTAATGATGCGCGACTCTGACTATTTTGTAGAACTGGATAACCGCGTCAACATCGCGAATCGGTACGGCAACTCTATCCTCGTCAGCATCCACTTCAATTACGGAGCACGTCGTAGGGCTGGTCCAGAAACCTACTACTGGCGGAGCGACAGCTATGCCTTGGCAAGACGCGTGCAGCAAAATCTCTCCGCTGTGGCACCTTATGAATCAGGAAACGCTGGCCTTGTTCGTCGTCGCCTGCGCCTAACTCGCAATCCTGCCCTGCCGTGTATCTTGGTGGAATGTGGTTATCTCACCAACGCCAATGAGGCTAAACTGGTCGCGACCAGCAGCTATCGAGAGCGTTTGGCCGAGGCCATCGCCAAGGCCATCCGTGATCAATCCCAATATGGAGATGCCGGCATGGGGCCCATTCCTCGTCCCATTTACGCTCCTCCGAGCAAGGCCACTGATGCGCGAGATTGA
- a CDS encoding L,D-transpeptidase gives MITSEPLLRPRIEVSVGTQHLALWNGFHQVKSWPCSTSKFGLGYTEGSNKTPLGGFVIREKHGHGAPAGTIFKSREPVGLWTPEIETADDLILSRILWLEGVEKRNANTYKRYIYIHGTNDVRHIGRPASHGCVRLANESVIELFDLVTVGTSVWITE, from the coding sequence ATGATCACCTCTGAACCACTTTTGCGTCCTCGTATCGAGGTCTCAGTTGGTACCCAGCATCTGGCTCTGTGGAATGGCTTTCACCAAGTGAAGAGTTGGCCTTGTAGCACCTCGAAGTTTGGCCTCGGCTATACCGAAGGGAGCAACAAGACACCCTTGGGTGGATTCGTGATCCGAGAAAAACATGGTCATGGAGCCCCTGCAGGAACCATTTTCAAGTCCCGCGAGCCCGTTGGCCTGTGGACTCCCGAGATTGAGACGGCGGACGACCTGATCCTCAGCCGAATCCTTTGGCTGGAAGGCGTGGAAAAACGCAATGCTAACACCTACAAACGCTACATTTATATCCACGGCACCAATGACGTGCGCCATATCGGCCGACCAGCCAGCCACGGCTGTGTGCGCCTAGCGAATGAATCTGTCATTGAACTCTTTGACCTCGTGACTGTTGGCACGTCCGTATGGATCACAGAGTAA
- the nadC gene encoding carboxylating nicotinate-nucleotide diphosphorylase: protein MDASTEQLIRAAIAEDVGDGDVTATYFIPAESTAQAQIAAREPGVVSGMEVAVRVFQEIDPRIQTHILRQDGDAFEPGEVLLEISGPTRGILTGERTALNFLQRLSGVATQARRYVQAVQPHPVQIWDTRKTTPGWRLLEKAAVKAGGGTNHRMGLYDHVMVKDNHLAAHGSLKELQRAIDRVKAERPGTRIQLEADNLDQVADFLTLRGVDMLLLDNMGAEKLRQAVALNAGRLWLEASGGITLATIGEIAATGINAISVGALTHSARALDLGLDFT, encoded by the coding sequence ATGGATGCCAGCACTGAACAATTGATCCGCGCCGCCATCGCCGAAGATGTGGGCGATGGAGATGTCACAGCCACTTACTTCATCCCGGCAGAATCCACGGCCCAGGCGCAGATCGCTGCGCGTGAGCCGGGAGTGGTGTCAGGGATGGAGGTGGCCGTGCGGGTGTTTCAGGAAATCGACCCTCGCATTCAAACCCATATCCTCCGTCAGGATGGAGATGCGTTCGAGCCAGGGGAAGTGCTTTTGGAGATCAGCGGTCCCACTCGAGGCATCTTGACCGGTGAACGCACGGCGCTCAACTTCCTTCAGCGGCTTTCCGGTGTGGCTACCCAGGCAAGGCGTTACGTACAGGCCGTGCAGCCTCATCCCGTGCAGATCTGGGATACCCGGAAAACCACCCCGGGCTGGCGCCTCCTGGAAAAAGCTGCCGTCAAAGCAGGCGGAGGCACCAATCACCGCATGGGTCTCTATGATCATGTGATGGTGAAGGATAATCATCTGGCTGCCCATGGTTCCCTGAAAGAGTTGCAACGCGCGATCGACCGAGTGAAAGCCGAGCGCCCAGGCACACGCATTCAATTGGAAGCCGACAATCTGGATCAAGTGGCTGACTTTCTGACTCTGCGTGGTGTGGACATGTTACTGCTCGATAACATGGGTGCGGAAAAGCTGCGCCAAGCTGTGGCCCTAAACGCGGGACGACTTTGGCTGGAAGCCAGTGGTGGCATCACCTTGGCGACCATTGGCGAGATTGCGGCTACGGGTATCAATGCCATCTCTGTGGGTGCTCTCACCCACTCCGCCCGGGCCCTGGATCTGGGGTTGGATTTTACCTGA
- a CDS encoding SDR family NAD(P)-dependent oxidoreductase, with amino-acid sequence MSQPHAFDLAGRTAFVSGTSRGLGERFALTLAKAGADLIISSRTLDSLKDMEKQITDLGRKCLCVELDVRSQESIHAAVAMAKAQVEKIDILVNNAGCNVRKPATEITWDDWNLVVDTNLRGTFFLAQQVAKEFMIPAGYGRMINIGSVTCVAGYAGLAPYGASRGGVRQMTMSLAHDWGQHGITVNVLAPGWFKTSQNRVMYEDAGWVEYLTERIPLGRPGAMDDLEGPLLFLAAEESRYVTGQLLLVDGGISVGATRALPAKK; translated from the coding sequence ATGAGCCAACCTCACGCTTTTGATCTGGCCGGCCGCACGGCTTTTGTTTCTGGAACCTCCCGAGGTCTCGGGGAACGCTTTGCACTCACCCTGGCCAAAGCCGGAGCAGACCTCATCATCTCCAGTCGCACGCTGGATTCTCTCAAGGACATGGAGAAGCAGATCACGGATCTAGGCCGCAAATGCTTGTGTGTGGAGCTGGACGTGCGTTCACAAGAGAGCATCCACGCCGCAGTGGCCATGGCCAAAGCACAAGTGGAGAAGATCGACATCTTGGTGAACAACGCTGGCTGCAATGTGCGTAAGCCAGCCACGGAGATCACTTGGGATGACTGGAACCTCGTGGTGGATACCAATCTGCGCGGAACGTTCTTCCTGGCACAGCAGGTGGCGAAAGAATTCATGATCCCTGCCGGCTACGGACGGATGATCAACATCGGCTCTGTGACTTGCGTCGCGGGTTACGCCGGCTTGGCCCCTTATGGAGCGAGCCGCGGTGGGGTGCGCCAGATGACCATGAGCCTTGCCCATGATTGGGGGCAACATGGCATCACGGTCAATGTGCTGGCTCCAGGCTGGTTTAAGACATCGCAAAATCGCGTGATGTATGAAGATGCCGGTTGGGTGGAGTATCTGACAGAGCGTATTCCTCTGGGCCGCCCGGGTGCGATGGACGATCTGGAAGGGCCCCTACTCTTCCTCGCAGCCGAGGAAAGCCGCTATGTGACAGGCCAACTCCTGCTGGTGGATGGCGGTATTTCGGTGGGGGCTACCCGTGCGCTACCCGCGAAAAAATAA